One Aegilops tauschii subsp. strangulata cultivar AL8/78 chromosome 7, Aet v6.0, whole genome shotgun sequence genomic window carries:
- the LOC141027049 gene encoding uncharacterized protein yields MALAQAMMRTTVGDGSAAQFWEDRWVDGARIRELAPALYNRVPNQVRMTRLVSDALDNCAWAGDVGPNLTGPELEEYLWLWTRLADFELAEGVEDKVQWSWEANGLYSARSAYAAKFMGWQ; encoded by the coding sequence ATGGCCTTGGCTCAGGCGATGATGCGTACGACGGTAGGGGATGGAAGTGCAGCTCAGTTCTGGGAGGACCGCTGGGTGGACGGAGCGAGGATAAGAGAGCTAGCACCGGCGCTGTACAACAGAGTGCCAAATCAGGTCAGGATGACGAGATTGGTCTCGGATGCGCTCGACAATTGTGCTTGGGCTGGAGATGTTGGCCCCAACCTCACGGGACCGGAACTGGAGGAGTACTTGTGGCTATGGACGAGGCTTGCAGATTTTGAGTTGGCGGAGGGAGTGGAGGACAAGGTGCAGTGGTCCTGGGAAGCAAATGGCTTGTACTCTGCTAGGTCAGCTTACGCGGCAAAATTCATGGGATGGCAATGA